The following are encoded in a window of Castanea sativa cultivar Marrone di Chiusa Pesio chromosome 5, ASM4071231v1 genomic DNA:
- the LOC142634044 gene encoding GDSL esterase/lipase 5-like isoform X1, with the protein MVTYACQNNMLPWDSLFDAGNNDYINTTTDNLANYGPYGETFFNYPTGRFSNGRQIPDFIAEFAKLPFITPLLYPGYHQYTDGTNFASAGAGALVETNQGLVIDLKTQLHYYKKLAKLLRRRLGHEEAKTLLTRAVYLISIGSNDYFALFTSNSSALHTYSPEEYVDVVIGNLTSVIKGIYKKGGRKIAIPNLAPLGCLPIARAQSPNNTGACIEELLTLAKLHNEALSQTLQELENQLDGFKYSIADTYTSLSERLDSPSKYGFKISKIACCGTGPYRGNFSCGGKRSVKEYKLCHNVSE; encoded by the exons ATGGTTACCTATGCCTGCCAAAACAACATGTTGCCCTGGGATTCATTATTCGATGCTGGAAACAATGACTATATCAACACCACCACTGATAACCTAGCAAATTATGGACCGTATGGGGAGACCTTCTTCAACTACCCCACTGGAAGATTTTCTAATGGACGTCAAATCCCAGATTTTATTG CTGAGTTTGCAAAGTTGCCGTTCATTACGCCACTTCTGTATCCCGGTTATCATCAATATACTGACGGGACAAACTTTGCTTCTGCGGGAGCCGGGGCTCTTGTCGAAACTAACCAAGGATTA GTGATTGACCTAAAAACTCAACTACATTATTATAAGAAATTGGCGAAGCTGTTGAGGAGAAGACTAGGACATGAAGAAGCCAAGACATTATTGACGAGAGCGGTTTACTTAATTAGCATTGGCAGCAATGATTATTTTGCCCTTTTCACCTCAAATTCCAGTGCTCTTCATACCTACTCTCCGGAAGAATACGTAGATGTAGTGATCGGCAACTTAACAAGTGTAATAAAA GGAATATATAAGAAAGGTGGAAGGAAAATTGCGATTCCAAACTTGGCACCATTGGGCTGTTTGCCAATTGCAAGAGCACAAAGTCCGAATAACACAGGTGCATGCATTGAGGAACTTTTAACACTAGCAAAATTGCACAATGAAGCACTTTCTCAAACCTTGCAGGAGCTAGAAAATCAGCTCGATGGATTCAAATATTCAATAGCGGATACCTACACTTCTCTAAGTGAAAGACTAGATAGCCCTTCAAAATATG GTTTCAAGATAAGTAAGATTGCATGTTGTGGAACCGGTCCATATAGAGGAAATTTTAGTTGTGGAGGGAAGCGATCTGTCAAAGAATACAAATTATGTCATAATGTTAGTGAATAA
- the LOC142634044 gene encoding GDSL esterase/lipase 5-like isoform X2, whose amino-acid sequence MVTYACQNNMLPWDSLFDAGNNDYINTTTDNLANYGPYGETFFNYPTGRFSNGRQIPDFIAEFAKLPFITPLLYPGYHQYTDGTNFASAGAGALVETNQGLVIDLKTQLHYYKKLAKLLRRRLGHEEAKTLLTRAVYLISIGSNDYFALFTSNSSALHTYSPEEYVDVVIGNLTSVIKGIYKKGGRKIAIPNLAPLGCLPIARAQSPNNTGACIEELLTLAKLHNEALSQTLQELENQLDGFKYSIADTYTSLSERLDSPSKYGCIGGCVYVRETMKRRIERERDEMRN is encoded by the exons ATGGTTACCTATGCCTGCCAAAACAACATGTTGCCCTGGGATTCATTATTCGATGCTGGAAACAATGACTATATCAACACCACCACTGATAACCTAGCAAATTATGGACCGTATGGGGAGACCTTCTTCAACTACCCCACTGGAAGATTTTCTAATGGACGTCAAATCCCAGATTTTATTG CTGAGTTTGCAAAGTTGCCGTTCATTACGCCACTTCTGTATCCCGGTTATCATCAATATACTGACGGGACAAACTTTGCTTCTGCGGGAGCCGGGGCTCTTGTCGAAACTAACCAAGGATTA GTGATTGACCTAAAAACTCAACTACATTATTATAAGAAATTGGCGAAGCTGTTGAGGAGAAGACTAGGACATGAAGAAGCCAAGACATTATTGACGAGAGCGGTTTACTTAATTAGCATTGGCAGCAATGATTATTTTGCCCTTTTCACCTCAAATTCCAGTGCTCTTCATACCTACTCTCCGGAAGAATACGTAGATGTAGTGATCGGCAACTTAACAAGTGTAATAAAA GGAATATATAAGAAAGGTGGAAGGAAAATTGCGATTCCAAACTTGGCACCATTGGGCTGTTTGCCAATTGCAAGAGCACAAAGTCCGAATAACACAGGTGCATGCATTGAGGAACTTTTAACACTAGCAAAATTGCACAATGAAGCACTTTCTCAAACCTTGCAGGAGCTAGAAAATCAGCTCGATGGATTCAAATATTCAATAGCGGATACCTACACTTCTCTAAGTGAAAGACTAGATAGCCCTTCAAAATATG GTTGCATTGGAGGCTGCGTTTATGTGAGGGAGACAATGAAACGAAGgatagagagggagagagatgaaatgagaaattga